In Perca fluviatilis chromosome 14, GENO_Pfluv_1.0, whole genome shotgun sequence, a genomic segment contains:
- the ltb4r gene encoding LOW QUALITY PROTEIN: leukotriene B4 receptor 1 (The sequence of the model RefSeq protein was modified relative to this genomic sequence to represent the inferred CDS: inserted 1 base in 1 codon) codes for MASNITTTTTSQPSSMPISHQVGIAILTLAFVLGFPGNLFVVWSVFCRVKKRSVTCLLVLNVAMADAFVLLSAPLFLRYLAGGRGWEFGSAACKLVHYLSSVNMYVSIYLISLMSMDRWLAVSRPFLSQRMRTKRSLLILLLVVWVLAFLLSLPMPFYRSNLKKTLSNNITLSFCVPYHWRSTGHRVFQYLFETIMACLLPFSLINTCYSSVICRLQXAKFQRRGQGSRLILLIISAFAVFWLPYHIVNIIEVAGLLQGSEPVIKAALVARPNVTAFAYFSSAVNPILYVFAGSSHIRQAGLSFMGKLFEATNSESRSMSTRSGRMSRSSSSPDESSVLHTLSTKLGSPFKGKNKYRSSSVAGKEVDQPELKTLASVELIE; via the exons ATGGCATCCAATATCACCACCACAACCACCTCCCAGCCCTCCTCTATGCCCATCAGCCACCAAGTCGGCATTGCCATCCTGACCCTGGCGTTTGTGCTGGGCTTCCCCGGGAACCTGTTTGTGGTCTGGTCGGTGTTCTGCCGAGTGAAGAAACGCTCAGTGACCTGTTTGTTGGTGCTGAATGTGGCTATGGCGGACGCTTTCGTGCTGCTCAGCGCCCCGCTTTTCCTGCGCTACCTGGCTGGCGGACGGGGCTGGGAGTTTGGCTCGGCCGCATGCAAGCTGGTGCATTACCTGTCAAGTGTGAACATGTACGTGTCCATTTACCTCATCTCCCTGATGAGCATGGACCGCTGGCTGGCCGTAAGTCGGCCTTTTCTGTCCCAGAGAATGAGAACCAAGCGCTCCCTGCTGATTCTACTGCTGGTGGTCTGGGTGTTAGCGTTCCTCCTGTCACTGCCGATGCCTTTCTACCGAAG TAATCTGAAGAAGACCCTATCAAACAATATCACCTTAAGTTTTTGTGTCCCGTACCACTGGAGGAGCACGGGTCACCGGGTCTTCCAGTACCTGTTTGAGACCATCATGGCCTGCCTGTTGCCTTTCTCCCTCATCAACACCTGTTATTCCTCTGTCATCTGCCGTCTTC GCGCCAAGTTCCAGCGCAGAGGACAAGGCAGCCGCCTCATCCTGCTAATCATCTCTGCCTTTGCAGTATTCTGGCTGCCCTATCACATCGTCAACATCATAGAG gTTGCCGGTCTGTTGCAAGGCAGTGAGCCAGTGATCAAGGCCGCCCTTGTAGCCCGTCCAAATGTCACGGCCTTCGCCTACTTCAGCAGCGCTGTCAACCCCATTCTCTACGTGTTCGCCGGCAGCTCCCACATCCGCCAGGCCGGCCTCAGCTTCATGGGCAAGCTCTTCGAGGCCACAAACTCGGAAAGCAGGAGCATGTCTACCCGTAGCGGCCGCATGAGCCGCAGCAGCTCTTCACCGGATGAAAGCTCTGTCCTGCACACGCTGTCAACCAAACTGGGAAGTCCTTTCAAAGGCAAGAACAAGTATAGGAGCAGCAGTGTGGCAGGCAAAGAGGTCGATCAGCCAGAACTCAAGACTTTGGCCAGTGTTGAGTTGATAGAATAG